In Blastococcus saxobsidens DD2, the genomic stretch CCTGGTGCTGTCCTGCGAGGACGCACCGGGCATCGTGCACGCGGTGTCCGGCCTGCTCGTGCAGGAGCGGTGCACGATCCTGGAGAGCCACCAGTTCGACAGCCCCACGACCGGCAGGTTCTACATGCGGGTCGAGTTCTCGCACGTCGACGGCACGCCGCTGGACTTCCCGGCGCTGCGCCGGGCCTTCGAGGGGACCGCCGAGCGTTTCGGGATGTCCTGGCGGCTGGCCGACGCTGCCGAGCGGCAGCGCGTGCTGATCATGGTGAGCAAGTACGCGCACTGCCTCAACGACCTGCTGTTCCGCAACTCGATCGGCGAGCTCAACCTCGACGTCGTCGCGATCGTCTCCAACCACCCCACCCTGGAGCACATCGCCGACTTCTACGGCATCCCCTTCAGGCACATCCCGGTCACCCGTGACACCAAGCCGGAGGCCGAGGCCGCACTGCTGGACATCGTGCGCGAGCAGCGGGTCGACCTGGTGGTCCTGGCGCGCTACATGCAGATCCTCTCGGACGACCTGTGCCGGGAGCTGGGGGGCAAGGCCATCAACATCCACCACTCGATGCTGCCCAGCTTCAAGGGCGCCCGTCCGTACCACCAGGCGCACGCCCGGGGGGTCAAGTTCATCGGGGCGACGGCGCACTACGTCACCGCCGACCTCGACGAGGGGCCGATCATCGAGCAGGAGATGCTCCGGGTCGGCCACGCGCTGGACCCGGAGGAGCTCGCCGCCCGTGGCCGGGAGGCCGAGACGCGGGCGCTGGCGCACGCAGTGCGCTGGCACACCGAGAACCGGGTCATCATCTACGGGAACCGGACCGTCGTCTTCGAGTGACCGTGCGCCCGCTCGGGAGCCCGGCTCCGGAGCGGGCGGACGCCCCGGTGGCGCGGCGGGGCTGCCGCGATGATCCGGGCCGGACACCTGTGGCGGCGTCGGCACCCGGGCGGCGTCGCGCCGTCCCACTTCCGTTATCCCCAACAACCGGTCGATCGTCGGATCGGCGGCACCACCCGCCGTGAGAGGGCGGGTCCGCCGTCAGCCGGCGGCGAGGCGGAGGCACTCCGGGCAGGGGTCGGCGGAGCCGGTCCCGCGGGGGCCGTCCCAGCGCCCCTGCACCACCCCGACCGAGGCGCCGCACAGCGCGGCCCACGGGGCCGGCAGGTCGGCGGTGGTGCGCAGGACGGCGTGCGCCCGCCCCGTCTCCTGGTCGCGGCCCGCGGCGTGGTCGGTCGTCATGCCCTCAGCATGCGACGCCGGCGTGCCGCCGCAGCAGGGGGGTAGCGCTGCGGCATGACGACCGCTCCCGGGACCACTCCCAGCGC encodes the following:
- the purU gene encoding formyltetrahydrofolate deformylase, which encodes MTRPADGQHGVLVLSCEDAPGIVHAVSGLLVQERCTILESHQFDSPTTGRFYMRVEFSHVDGTPLDFPALRRAFEGTAERFGMSWRLADAAERQRVLIMVSKYAHCLNDLLFRNSIGELNLDVVAIVSNHPTLEHIADFYGIPFRHIPVTRDTKPEAEAALLDIVREQRVDLVVLARYMQILSDDLCRELGGKAINIHHSMLPSFKGARPYHQAHARGVKFIGATAHYVTADLDEGPIIEQEMLRVGHALDPEELAARGREAETRALAHAVRWHTENRVIIYGNRTVVFE